One window from the genome of Chlamydiota bacterium encodes:
- the pseB gene encoding UDP-N-acetylglucosamine 4,6-dehydratase (inverting): MNMFENQTILITGGTGSFARECILQLQKKCRPKKVIVFSRDEFKQWRMKKENPLLSMPNMRYFLGDIRDKERLAFALEDVDIVIHTAALKQVDTAEYNPSEYIKTNILGSQNLIECAINKGVKKVIALSTDKAVNPINLYGASKLCADKLFIAGASYGGKQTPLFYIVRYGNVLGSRGSLLQRWQEEGEKVPVTDERMTRFWISIENAAEFVLESFKLPLKGGEILIPKSPSMKIIEFAKALDKKITITGIRPGEKLHEVLISEEMAHQTLEFDNYYMVLPQIFQGQEVLKERIGSYGGELVKSDFCYKSDTNTSWLDFTDLQKMLQSS; encoded by the coding sequence ATGAACATGTTTGAAAATCAGACAATCCTAATTACCGGTGGCACAGGGAGTTTTGCTAGAGAATGTATCTTGCAATTGCAAAAAAAATGCCGACCTAAAAAGGTCATTGTCTTTTCTAGAGATGAATTTAAGCAATGGAGGATGAAAAAAGAAAATCCTTTGCTAAGCATGCCCAATATGCGCTACTTTTTGGGAGATATTCGCGATAAAGAGCGCTTAGCCTTTGCACTGGAAGATGTTGATATTGTGATTCATACAGCAGCGCTAAAGCAAGTCGATACAGCAGAATACAATCCTTCGGAATACATCAAGACCAATATTCTAGGAAGCCAAAATTTGATCGAGTGCGCGATCAATAAAGGAGTGAAAAAAGTCATTGCGCTTTCAACGGATAAGGCAGTCAATCCCATTAACTTATACGGAGCTAGCAAGTTGTGTGCTGATAAGCTATTTATTGCAGGTGCGAGCTATGGGGGCAAACAAACGCCTCTTTTTTATATTGTTCGCTACGGAAATGTCTTAGGCTCTAGGGGAAGCCTTTTGCAAAGATGGCAAGAGGAGGGAGAAAAAGTTCCTGTCACAGATGAACGCATGACGCGTTTTTGGATCTCCATTGAAAATGCAGCTGAGTTTGTTTTAGAGAGTTTTAAGCTTCCCTTAAAAGGCGGGGAAATCTTGATTCCCAAATCTCCTTCTATGAAAATCATTGAGTTTGCCAAAGCTTTGGACAAAAAGATCACGATTACAGGGATTCGTCCAGGTGAGAAATTGCATGAAGTGTTGATTTCTGAAGAAATGGCTCATCAAACTCTAGAATTTGACAACTATTACATGGTATTACCTCAAATTTTTCAAGGACAAGAAGTATTGAAAGAAAGAATCGGTTCTTATGGAGGCGAGCTAGTAAAGTCTGATTTTTGCTATAAATCTGATACCAATACGTCGTGGTTAGATTTCACAGATTTACAAAAAATGTTACAATCTAGCTGA
- the rluD_2 gene encoding Ribosomal large subunit pseudouridine synthase D — translation MSLFVEKSCRLDHFLTAQYPDFSRSYFQKLIQKGLVLVNGEKIKKGQKLKVQDEVEVEFLIEEELRLEPEYIPLQILYEDDDLLAINKPQGMVVHPAPGHRTKTFANALVYHLKKNPFNDNLRPGIVHRLDKDTTGVLLAAKHLKSQVKLVSLFAERKMHKQYNAICLGTVQNQTINMPIGRDPKHRQKMKVIESGKEALSIVKTLAFDDTLSFVEVEIKTGRTHQIRVHLKQIGHPILGDSVYGNTTLNKKLKATRLFLHARVLSFIHPFSNQKITIEAPLPKDFETLIHSL, via the coding sequence ATGTCTCTATTTGTTGAAAAAAGCTGTAGGCTAGATCATTTTTTAACCGCGCAGTATCCTGATTTTTCAAGAAGTTATTTTCAAAAGCTTATCCAAAAAGGACTGGTTTTAGTTAATGGTGAAAAAATCAAAAAGGGACAAAAACTCAAAGTCCAAGATGAAGTGGAAGTCGAATTTCTCATAGAAGAAGAGCTCAGACTAGAGCCTGAATATATCCCCCTGCAGATTTTGTATGAAGATGATGATCTGCTTGCAATTAATAAACCTCAAGGGATGGTCGTTCATCCAGCTCCCGGGCATCGCACAAAAACCTTTGCCAACGCTCTTGTTTACCATTTGAAAAAAAATCCTTTCAATGACAACCTCAGACCCGGCATTGTCCACAGGCTTGATAAAGACACCACAGGCGTGTTACTTGCAGCTAAACATCTCAAATCCCAAGTCAAACTGGTTTCCCTGTTTGCCGAACGCAAGATGCACAAGCAATACAATGCTATTTGCCTTGGTACAGTCCAAAACCAAACCATCAATATGCCCATTGGACGCGATCCAAAACATCGACAAAAAATGAAAGTGATCGAAAGTGGAAAAGAGGCCCTAAGCATTGTCAAAACACTTGCCTTCGATGATACATTGAGTTTTGTCGAAGTAGAAATTAAAACGGGTCGTACCCATCAAATCCGTGTACATTTAAAACAGATTGGACATCCGATTTTAGGAGATAGCGTGTACGGCAATACAACGCTTAATAAAAAATTGAAAGCGACAAGACTTTTTTTACATGCACGTGTTTTAAGTTTTATCCATCCCTTTTCTAATCAAAAAATCACGATCGAAGCTCCCCTTCCGAAAGACTTCGAAACCCTCATCCATTCCTTATAA